The Dehalococcoidia bacterium genome includes a window with the following:
- a CDS encoding VOC family protein: MTEQSGPIGTLTNVGIDVADLERAEAFYSVLLGVERDWAFEQYVGFKPLPSGVGLYLQRVPDEKISKTRVHMDVTVPNVAAAMVRVEAIGGRVLRDFIEPDEGLAVVADPDGNEFCLIRPQG, from the coding sequence ATGACCGAACAATCCGGGCCGATTGGAACGCTGACTAACGTCGGCATAGACGTTGCCGATCTCGAGCGAGCGGAGGCGTTCTACTCGGTGCTGCTGGGCGTCGAGCGGGACTGGGCGTTCGAACAGTATGTCGGCTTCAAGCCGCTGCCCAGCGGCGTGGGCCTCTATCTCCAGAGGGTCCCCGATGAGAAGATCAGCAAGACCCGGGTACACATGGACGTGACGGTGCCGAACGTGGCGGCTGCGATGGTGAGAGTAGAGGCCATCGGGGGAAGGGTGCTCAGGGACTTCATCGAACCGGATGAGGGACTCGCCGTAGTCGCCGACCCGGACGGCAACGAGTTCTGCCTGATCCGCCCGCAGGGGTAG